In Mangifera indica cultivar Alphonso chromosome 1, CATAS_Mindica_2.1, whole genome shotgun sequence, a single genomic region encodes these proteins:
- the LOC123215359 gene encoding uncharacterized protein LOC123215359: protein MSRCFPYPPPGYVKNGICDEALIESIKLLREGEKAKKKRKERKKEKIWEKKEKEKVRVSEVVESKKHRHKRHKDDRNQEGKKGGGLQKKTENELEKSSLTEEHGHSVGSQDSSDSTLSSTKRQKLSSPPDGENNSGSITWIRLPFQRQNDPKGLPSSEQPCTASGGTDGACTQVMQEHAHRTGLEEGEMPCSPSRVITGLEEVKLPCSAAAEMCPELTLRVNEEKPCLSTSVSESSAQMAETVVPSSLCGRCSPQLALKFRDVIENWVPPPMEPDCTFGYKEWLFGTRQDRIHGAKICEAGGLGLPHANSTTLPHVCYLPEVDMYALPFTVPY from the exons ATGTCTCGTTGCTTCCCATATCCTCCACCGGGATATGTGAAGAACGGTATTTGCGATGAGGCTCTGATCGAATCGATCAAG CTTCTACGCGAAGGAGAGAAGGccaagaagaaaaggaaagaaaggaagaaagagaaaatatgggagaagaaagaaaaggagaaggtTCGGGTAAGTGAAGTGGTTGAAAGTAAGAAGCACAGACATAAAAGACACAAGGATGACAGGAACCAAGAAGGTAAGAAAGGAGGGGGCCttcaaaagaaaacagaaaatgaaCTTGAGAAGAGTAGCCTTACTGAAGAACATGGGCATTCGGTTGGATCTCAGGACTCTTCTGACAGTACTCTTAGCAGCACCAAAAGACAGAAGTTGAGCTCACCCCCTGATGGTGAGAATAATTCTG gAAGCATTACGTGGATCCGGTTGCCTTTCCAAAGGCAAAATGATCCAAAAGGGTTACCCAGCAGCGAACAGCCTTGCACTGCCTCTGGAGGGACTGACGGTGCCTGTACTCAAGTGATGCAGGAACATGCTCATAGAACAGGCTTGGAGGAGGGAGAAATGCCCTGTTCTCCTTCCAGAGTGATAACAGGCTTGGAAGAGGTAAAACTGCCCTGTTCTGCTGCCGCAGAGATGTGTCCAGAACTCACTTTAAGGGTCAATGAAGAAAAGCCCTGCCTCTCTACAAGCGTGTCTGAAAGTTCTGCTCAGATGGCTGAGACAGTTGTGCCATCAAGCTTGTGTGGCCGCTGCTCCCCTCAGTTAGCATTAAAATTCAGAGATGTCATTGAGAACTGGGTTCCACCTCCAATGGAACCTGACTGCACTTTCGGTTATAAGGAATGGCTGTTTGGGACAAGGCAGGACCGGATACATGGGGCCAAAATCTGTGAAGCTGGTGGTCTTGGTTTACCTCATGCGAACTCAACTACTTTACCACACGTTTGTTACTTACCTGAGGTTGATATGTATGCTTTACCATTCACCGTGCCATATTGA
- the LOC123213406 gene encoding F-box protein At4g35930: MGKVSPKDEARTPKQKKRLRNSSNRYLKPGALAQLRYHRASTAKPCTDLGKKRVAVFDSKKVENEDPEIENRGIDRSPMMLSPVDLLKQNHLMRTPKTPREEDCESESRLEALPMDLLVKILCHLHHDQLRAVFHVSKRVRKAVVIARQLYFNYTTPDRSRQEMLRTMTPRPTEHWPFVTKGGEGKGAILRSPHTPKAPRHGPRPPSRIKITEMRQIAAVLFQDSAFSSRCMVPSVLSKPLCKSLASNRVLFYEDELCQAVAQNKLR, translated from the exons ATGGGAAAAGTGTCGCCAAAAGATGAGGCAAGAACTCCCAAACAAAAAAAGCGGTTGCGGAACTCCAGCAATAGGTATCTTAAACCTGGAGCACTTGCTCAGCTTCGTTATCATAGGGCCTCAACTGCCAAGCCATGTACTGATTTGGGGAAAAAAAGAGTTGCTGTTTTTGATTCCAAGAAGGTAGAGAATGAGGATCCTGAGATTGAAAACAGGGGTATTGATAGAAGCCCTATGATGTTATCGCCTGTAGATTTGCTTAAGCAGAATCATTTGATGAGGACACCAAAGACACCTAGAGAAGAAGATTGTGAATCAGAGTCAAGGCTAGAGGCTCTTCCAATGGATTTGCTG GTCAAAATACTTTGCCACTTGCATCATGACCAACTGAGGGCAGTCTTTCATGTTTCTAAAAGGGTCAGAAAAGCT GTTGTGATTGCAAGGCAACTTTACTTCAATTACACCACACCTGATCGCTCTAGGCAAGAGATGTTGAGAACTATGACCCCACGACCAACTGAGCACTGGCCTTTTGTGAC CAAGGGGGGTGAAGGAAAGGGTGCTATATTGCGAAGTCCACATACCCCAAAAGCACCTAGGCATGGTCCCCGGCCACCTTCTCGTATCAAAATCACTGAAATGAGACAAATTGCTGCTGTTCTCTTCCAAGATTCGGCATTTTCTTCAAGGTGCATGGTACCATCTGTTTTGTCAAAGCCCCTTTGCAAATCTTTAGCTTCTAATCGAGTTCTATTCTATGAAGATGAGTTATGCCAAGCTGTTGCTCAGAATAAGCTTCGTTGA